In a genomic window of Tenuifilum sp. 4138str:
- a CDS encoding glycoside hydrolase family 30 protein, protein MKAIQLLALTAFSFLAFSSCQKERTDRVNSNSGISFAGKTYEVFTTANDSVTRLALTSKGKFDLARQPFETEVAVFVNPSKQFQEIIGIGGAITDAAAETFARLTPENQQKLLEAYFHPEKGIGYTFIRTSIHSCDFSSSSYTYIADGDSALATFSIAHDMQYRLPLIKKAFEISGSNTKLLASPWSPPAFMKDNNNMLYGGKLLQRYYQSWANYFVRFIQEYEKAGIHVWGVTVQNEPMARQTWESCIFTAEEERDFLKHYLGPTFWNNGLKDKKIIIWDHNRDLMPYRADVIFSDPEASKYAWGIGYHWYEDWWGGKKMYDNVRNVHESYPEKHIIFTEGTVERFVPNHYNYWPNAEKYATSMIYDFNSGTSGWIDWNILLDENGGPNHVGNFCFAPMHGDTRTGELFITPAFYYLGHFSKFIRPGARRISTSPSRSNLLAASFSNTDGSIVTVVLNTTDLPINYFLICGNAMAQIQIPAHAIQSIRY, encoded by the coding sequence GTTTTCTTTTCTTGCATTTTCATCTTGCCAAAAAGAAAGAACCGATAGGGTAAATAGCAATTCAGGCATTTCATTTGCCGGTAAGACCTATGAGGTTTTCACAACAGCAAACGATTCGGTTACTCGCTTAGCTCTAACTTCAAAAGGGAAATTCGATTTGGCTCGTCAACCATTTGAAACCGAAGTGGCTGTTTTTGTAAACCCAAGTAAACAGTTTCAGGAGATAATTGGTATTGGTGGAGCTATTACCGATGCTGCTGCGGAAACCTTTGCCCGTTTAACACCTGAGAATCAGCAAAAGCTATTGGAGGCTTACTTTCATCCTGAAAAGGGGATAGGTTACACATTTATACGCACCAGTATTCATAGCTGCGATTTTAGCAGCAGCAGTTACACATATATTGCCGATGGCGATAGCGCGCTAGCTACCTTTAGCATAGCGCACGACATGCAGTACAGGCTACCACTCATTAAAAAAGCGTTTGAAATATCGGGCAGTAACACTAAACTTCTTGCAAGCCCATGGAGTCCACCTGCATTCATGAAAGATAACAATAACATGCTTTACGGTGGTAAGCTTTTGCAGCGTTACTACCAGTCGTGGGCTAATTATTTTGTTCGGTTCATACAGGAATATGAGAAAGCCGGAATTCATGTTTGGGGTGTTACTGTTCAGAATGAGCCTATGGCTCGTCAAACTTGGGAGTCGTGCATATTTACTGCTGAGGAGGAGCGCGATTTCCTGAAGCATTACCTTGGCCCTACCTTTTGGAATAACGGGCTTAAGGATAAAAAGATAATTATTTGGGACCACAACCGCGATTTGATGCCTTACCGTGCTGATGTCATATTTTCAGACCCCGAAGCATCGAAATACGCTTGGGGCATTGGCTATCACTGGTATGAGGATTGGTGGGGCGGGAAAAAGATGTACGATAACGTAAGGAATGTTCACGAAAGTTATCCCGAAAAGCATATCATTTTCACCGAGGGAACAGTTGAACGCTTTGTGCCTAACCATTACAATTACTGGCCAAATGCCGAAAAGTATGCTACATCGATGATTTACGATTTTAACAGCGGCACATCGGGATGGATTGATTGGAATATCCTGCTCGATGAGAATGGAGGACCTAACCATGTTGGAAATTTTTGCTTTGCTCCCATGCATGGCGATACACGAACAGGCGAACTTTTTATTACCCCTGCATTCTACTACCTTGGCCATTTCTCCAAGTTTATTAGGCCAGGAGCGCGGCGGATTAGTACCTCGCCATCGCGCAGCAACCTACTTGCCGCATCGTTCAGCAATACCGACGGAAGTATAGTGACGGTTGTACTTAATACCACCGATTTACCCATAAACTACTTTCTGATTTGCGGTAATGCTATGGCTCAAATTCAAATACCTGCTCACGCAATTCAAAGTATCAGGTATTAA